One region of Micromonospora lupini genomic DNA includes:
- a CDS encoding sensor histidine kinase — protein sequence MRWNGRRVWPDALADAVLALALLGFGQLATGLAGANQPGSSPVDAVCRVLIAVAALALVGRRRAPVAVLAVVTVATTTYLVLGYPYGPILLTFLLAVFTVALRLPVRPAALATVGAFVVLLAHVFWSRGPAPGWTGVLPASAWAVVPFAAGVVVRVNREAAARSRAEQARDRVAQARRQADEERLRIAQEVHDVVGHGLAAISMQAEIALHLLPKRPEQAEVALTAIGRTSREALDELRVTLGAVRRGAEREPVPGLARLPALCERLAGAGLAVDLRRDGEPRELPTAVDLAAYRVVQEALTNVLRHAGVARAEVTVGYRVDEVTVEVTDRGVGVPAGSFDAADEETGGHGLAGMRERVAALGGRLTIGPRPDGGFRVWARLPVEPQA from the coding sequence ATGCGATGGAACGGGCGGCGGGTGTGGCCGGATGCGCTGGCTGACGCCGTGCTCGCCCTGGCGCTGCTCGGGTTCGGGCAGCTCGCCACCGGGCTCGCGGGGGCCAACCAGCCCGGGTCGAGCCCGGTGGACGCCGTCTGCCGGGTGCTGATTGCCGTCGCCGCGCTGGCGCTCGTCGGTCGGCGGCGTGCCCCGGTCGCCGTCCTCGCCGTGGTCACCGTGGCCACCACTACGTACCTGGTGCTCGGCTACCCGTACGGGCCGATTCTGCTCACCTTCCTGCTCGCGGTGTTCACCGTGGCCCTGCGGCTGCCGGTGCGCCCGGCGGCGCTCGCCACCGTCGGCGCGTTCGTGGTGCTGCTGGCGCACGTCTTCTGGTCCCGGGGCCCGGCGCCGGGCTGGACCGGAGTGCTCCCCGCGTCGGCCTGGGCGGTCGTACCCTTCGCTGCGGGTGTGGTGGTGCGGGTCAACCGCGAGGCCGCCGCCCGCAGCCGCGCCGAGCAGGCACGTGATCGTGTCGCGCAGGCCCGGCGGCAGGCCGACGAGGAGCGGCTGCGCATCGCTCAGGAGGTGCACGACGTGGTGGGGCACGGGTTGGCCGCGATCAGCATGCAGGCGGAGATCGCCCTGCATCTGCTGCCGAAACGGCCGGAGCAGGCGGAGGTCGCGCTGACCGCGATCGGTCGCACCAGCCGGGAGGCGCTCGACGAGCTCCGGGTCACGTTGGGCGCGGTACGTCGGGGCGCGGAGCGCGAACCGGTCCCGGGACTGGCCCGACTCCCGGCGCTGTGCGAACGGCTGGCCGGCGCCGGTCTCGCCGTCGACCTGCGCCGCGACGGCGAGCCGCGGGAGTTGCCGACGGCGGTGGACCTGGCCGCGTACCGGGTGGTGCAGGAGGCGCTCACCAACGTGTTGCGGCACGCCGGGGTGGCTCGCGCGGAGGTGACCGTCGGCTACCGGGTCGACGAGGTGACAGTCGAGGTCACCGACCGGGGCGTCGGGGTCCCCGCCGGGTCGTTCGACGCGGCCGACGAGGAGACCGGCGGGCACGGCCTGGCCGGTATGCGGGAGCGGGTGGCCGCGCTGGGCGGGCGGCTGACGATCGGACCGCGCCCGGACGGCGGGTTCCGCGTCTGGGCCCGGCTGCCCGTGGAGCCGCAGGCGTGA
- a CDS encoding response regulator transcription factor, giving the protein MIRVLIADDQDLVRLGLRALVESEDDLALAGEAADGLRAVELAREVRPDVVLMDIRMPGIDGIEATRRIVADPDLTGTRVVVLTTFELDEYVFDALRHGASGFLTKDTRPPELLRAIRLVAEGEALLSPSVTRRVVREFATRPSRAPRPHPRLGALTDRERQVVGLVGEGLNNEEIAARLVLSPATARTHVSRAMGKLGARDRAQLVVFAYQSGLVLG; this is encoded by the coding sequence GTGATCCGGGTGCTGATCGCCGACGACCAGGACCTGGTCCGCCTCGGGCTGCGCGCGCTTGTGGAGAGCGAGGACGACCTGGCGCTCGCCGGTGAGGCGGCCGACGGGCTGCGGGCCGTGGAGCTGGCCCGCGAGGTCCGGCCGGACGTGGTGCTGATGGACATCCGGATGCCCGGAATCGACGGGATCGAGGCGACCCGCCGGATCGTCGCCGATCCCGACCTGACCGGCACGCGGGTGGTGGTGCTCACCACCTTCGAGCTGGACGAGTACGTCTTCGACGCGCTGCGGCACGGTGCGAGCGGGTTCCTCACCAAGGACACCAGGCCGCCGGAGCTGCTGCGCGCCATCCGGCTGGTCGCCGAGGGGGAGGCGCTGCTGTCGCCGTCGGTGACCCGGCGGGTGGTGCGGGAGTTCGCCACCAGGCCGTCACGGGCACCCCGGCCGCACCCGCGGTTGGGCGCCCTCACCGATCGGGAGCGTCAGGTCGTCGGTCTGGTCGGTGAGGGGCTGAACAACGAGGAGATCGCCGCCCGGTTGGTGCTCAGCCCGGCGACCGCGCGGACCCACGTCAGCCGGGCGATGGGCAAGCTGGGAGCCCGGGACCGGGCCCAGCTCGTCGTCTTCGCGTACCAGTCGGGTCTGGTCCTGGGGTGA